A DNA window from Pedomonas mirosovicensis contains the following coding sequences:
- a CDS encoding N-acetyltransferase codes for MLPQAFNIEIRPVASKADLEAFVRLPWSLYKNDPQWVPPLLAEVKGLLSPKSNPYFGHARAQYWLALRDGKPVGRISAQIDDLVQQHMGQGIGQWGMFECEDDPATAALLFEAAESWLKAGGMTRSMGPFSLSIWDEPGLLIDGFEHPPLLMMGHHRPYYAGLVEPQGYAKVKDLYAYDLDITTGFPERIQRIVEAGDKNPRIRMRKADPSRFEEEVRLVLEILNDAWADNWGFIPLTEAEIAYAAKKMKPLVKPDLVRICEFDGEPMAFMITLPDVNELQRDLDGRLFPFGWAKLLWRLRKPFTQRVRVPLMGVRKKLQTSRNGALMAMMLIEHIRRDTVGVYANRGELSWILEDNLPMRNILESIGCFIYKTYRIYEKPLG; via the coding sequence GTGCTGCCGCAAGCCTTCAACATCGAGATCCGCCCGGTTGCCTCGAAGGCCGATCTCGAAGCCTTCGTCCGCCTGCCCTGGTCGCTCTACAAGAATGATCCCCAGTGGGTGCCGCCGCTCCTCGCCGAGGTGAAGGGCCTGCTCTCGCCGAAGTCCAACCCCTATTTCGGCCACGCCCGCGCCCAGTACTGGCTGGCGCTGCGCGACGGCAAGCCGGTGGGCCGCATCTCCGCCCAGATCGATGACCTGGTGCAGCAGCACATGGGGCAAGGCATCGGCCAGTGGGGCATGTTCGAGTGCGAGGACGATCCCGCAACCGCCGCCCTGCTGTTCGAAGCCGCGGAAAGCTGGCTGAAGGCGGGCGGCATGACCCGCTCCATGGGGCCGTTCAGCCTCTCCATCTGGGACGAGCCGGGCCTGCTGATCGACGGCTTCGAGCACCCGCCGCTGCTGATGATGGGCCATCACCGCCCCTACTACGCCGGGCTGGTGGAGCCGCAAGGCTATGCCAAGGTCAAGGATCTCTACGCCTATGACCTCGATATCACCACGGGCTTCCCCGAGCGCATCCAGCGCATCGTGGAGGCGGGCGACAAGAACCCGCGCATCCGCATGCGGAAGGCCGACCCCTCCCGCTTCGAGGAGGAAGTGCGGCTGGTCCTTGAGATCCTGAACGACGCATGGGCGGACAACTGGGGCTTCATTCCGCTGACGGAAGCCGAAATCGCCTATGCCGCCAAGAAGATGAAGCCGCTGGTGAAGCCGGACCTGGTTCGCATCTGCGAGTTCGACGGCGAGCCGATGGCCTTCATGATTACCCTGCCGGACGTGAACGAACTCCAGCGCGACCTCGATGGCCGCCTGTTCCCCTTCGGCTGGGCCAAGCTGCTGTGGCGGCTTCGCAAGCCGTTCACCCAGCGCGTGCGCGTGCCCCTGATGGGCGTTCGCAAGAAGCTTCAGACCAGCCGCAACGGCGCGCTGATGGCGATGATGCTGATCGAGCACATCCGCCGCGACACGGTGGGCGTCTATGCCAACCGGGGTGAGCTTTCGTGGATTCTCGAGGACAATCTGCCGATGCGGAACATTCTCGAATCCATTGGATGCTTCATTTATAAGACCTACCGTATCTACGAGAAACCGCTGGGTTGA